In Chelonoidis abingdonii isolate Lonesome George unplaced genomic scaffold, CheloAbing_2.0 scaffold0609, whole genome shotgun sequence, the following proteins share a genomic window:
- the LOC116832004 gene encoding olfactory receptor 14A16-like, translating to MSNQTNITEFLLLGFSDVRELQILHFLVFLVLYLAALEGNLLIITAITLDHHLHSPMYFFLINLSILDLGTIPVTIPKTIANSLMNTRSISYLGCVAQVFFFVFFAASDFAILTVMVYDRYVAICKPLHYEAILNRRTCVQMAASAWISVIVYSSLHTRSTFAISFCGGNEVNQFFCEIPQLLKLACSDTYLGEVKVLIFGACLALSCFIFIILSYIQIFQTVLRIPTEQGQHKALSTCLPHLIVVSLFVFTGIFAYLKPTSSSPPGLDLMVAVLYSVLPPVMNPIIYSMRNKEIKTSLRKLTDCRLFSKNKMSIFLL from the coding sequence ATGTCCAACCAAACCAACATAACTgagttccttctcctgggattctctgaTGTTCGGGAGCTGCAGATTTTGCACTTCTTGGTGTTTCTTGTGCTTTACCTGGCAGCCCTGGAAGGGAATCTCCTTATCATCACAGCCATAACTCTTGATCACCACCTTCACagccccatgtacttcttcctgatcAATTTGTCCATTCTAGATCTTGGTACCATCCCTGTCACCATTCCCAAAACCATAGCCAATTCCCTTATGAACACCAGGTCCATTTCCTATCTTGGATGTGTTGCCCaagtctttttctttgttttctttgctgcATCTGACTTTGCCATACTCACTGTTATGGTATACGATCGATATGTCGCCATCTGcaaaccactgcactatgagGCTATAttgaacaggagaacttgtgtcCAAATGGCAGCCAGTGCCTGGATCAGTGTAATTGTCTATTCTTCATTGCACACCAGGAGCACATTTGCAATCTCCTTCTGTGGTGGCAATGAAGTGaatcagttcttctgtgaaattCCCCAGCTACTCAAGCTCGCCTGCTCTGACACATACCTTGGTGAAGTCAAGGTGCTCATCTTCGGTGCATGTTTAGCCTtaagctgttttatttttataattctgtCTTACATTCAGATCTTCCAAACAGTGCTGAGAATCCCCACTGAGCAGGGTCAGCATAAAGCCCTATCCACTTGCCTCCCTCACCTGATTGtggtttccttgtttgttttcactGGCATCTTTGCTTACCTGAAACCCACCTCCAGTTCTCCACCAGGTCTGGATCTCATGGTGGCTGTTCTTTATTCCGTGCTGCCACCAGTGATGAATCCGATCATCTATAGCATGAGGAACAAGGAAATCAAAACTTCCCTGAGGAAACTCACTGACTGCAGGTTATTCAGCAAGAATAAAATGTCTATATTTCTCTTATGA